A portion of the Rhodococcus pseudokoreensis genome contains these proteins:
- a CDS encoding FAD:protein FMN transferase translates to MVSVEKWKVWGSVVEVDVTEGAALPEAAALIAAVIDEAESVCDIHRGDAEIHAVNLSQGAPVKVSRRMSALLRSALWAARMTDGVVNPLATESPDEDLIPTVHPEPSFLDVQIDDDVVFAPWGASFDITDTAKADTVDRAAELVARQLECGAAVRIGDVIATAGHCPAGGWQIPVPGDGEVELVNGTAMATAVAPPVTEPPTATEWETVTVIADDALWAYAASVAALARGIGAIRWIEQHELRARLVDRSGRVYTTESW, encoded by the coding sequence ATGGTTAGCGTCGAGAAATGGAAGGTGTGGGGTTCCGTCGTGGAGGTCGACGTCACCGAGGGCGCTGCCCTTCCGGAGGCCGCAGCGCTGATCGCGGCCGTCATCGACGAGGCCGAATCGGTCTGCGACATCCACCGCGGCGACGCGGAGATCCACGCCGTGAACCTGTCCCAGGGTGCGCCGGTCAAGGTCAGCAGGCGGATGTCCGCACTGCTGCGTTCTGCGCTCTGGGCGGCCCGGATGACCGACGGGGTGGTGAACCCGCTCGCCACCGAATCCCCCGACGAGGACCTGATCCCCACCGTGCACCCGGAACCCAGTTTCCTCGACGTCCAGATCGACGACGACGTCGTGTTCGCGCCGTGGGGCGCGTCGTTCGACATCACCGACACCGCCAAGGCCGACACGGTGGATCGGGCGGCGGAACTGGTCGCCCGGCAGCTAGAGTGCGGGGCCGCCGTGCGTATCGGCGACGTCATCGCGACGGCCGGGCACTGTCCCGCCGGCGGGTGGCAGATCCCGGTGCCCGGCGACGGCGAGGTCGAACTGGTGAACGGGACGGCGATGGCGACGGCGGTCGCGCCGCCGGTCACCGAACCACCCACCGCCACCGAATGGGAGACGGTGACGGTGATCGCTGACGACGCACTCTGGGCGTATGCGGCCAGCGTCGCCGCCCTCGCCCGCGGCATCGGCGCGATCCGGTGGATCGAACAGCACGAACTGCGCGCCCGGCTGGTGGACCGCTCCGGCCGGGTCTACACCACCGAGAGCTGGTGA